A genome region from Vulpes lagopus strain Blue_001 chromosome 7, ASM1834538v1, whole genome shotgun sequence includes the following:
- the MKRN2 gene encoding probable E3 ubiquitin-protein ligase makorin-2 isoform X1, whose protein sequence is MSTKQVTCRYFMHGVCREGNQCLFSHDLANSKPSTICKYYQKGYCAYGTRCRYDHTRPSAAAGGAVGTMPHGVSSPGFHSPHSASDLTASIVKTNLHEPGKREKRTLVLRDRNLSGMAEEKTCPSVVSNPGGCSDLQNSPEMKPHSYLDAIRSGLDDLEASSSYSSEQQLCPYAAAGECRFGDACVYLHGEVCEICRLRVLHPFDPEQRKAHEKICMSTFEHEMEKAFAFQASQDKVCSICMEVVLEKASASERRFGILSNCNHTYCLSCIRQWRCAKQFENPIIKSCPECRVISEFVIPSVYWVEDQNKKNELIEAFKQGMGKKACKYFEQGKGTCPFGSKCLYRHAYPDGRLAEPEKPRKQLSSEGTVRFFNSVRLWDFIENRESQHVPSTEDVDMTELGDLFMHLSGVESSEP, encoded by the exons GTATTTTATGCATGGTGTCTGTCGGGAAGGAAACCAGTGCCTGTTTTCACATGACTTGGCAAACAGCAAGCCATCCACCATCTGCAAATACTATCAGAAGGGCTACTGCGCCTATGGGACTCGATGCAG ATATGATCACACGAGGCCTTCTGCTGCAGCTGGTGGTGCTGTGGGCACTATGCCCCACGGTGTGTCCTCCCCGGGTTTCCATAGTCCTCACTCTGCTTCCGACCTCACTGCATCTATTGTGAAAACTAACTTACACGAGCCTGGGAAACGTGAGAAGAGAACATTAGTACTTAGAGACCGAA ATCTCTCTGGCATGGCTGAAGAAAAGACTTGCCCAAGTGTGGTGAGTAATCCAGGAGGCTGCAGTGATCTCCAGAACAGCCCAGAAATGAAGCCGCATTCCTACCTCGATGCGATCAGGAGTGGCCTTGATGATTTAGAAGCCAGCAGCTCCTACAGCAGTGAACAGCAGCTGTGCCCCTATGCAGCTGCTGGGGAGTGCCGGTTTGGGGATGCTTGTGTCTACCTGCATGGGGAAGTGTGTGAAATCTGTAGGTTACGAGTCCTGCACCCCTTTGACCCAGAGCAAAGGAAAGCTCATGAGAAG ATCTGCATGTCGACATTTGAACATGAGATGGAAAAGGCCTTTGCCTTCCAAGCAAGTCAGGATAAAGTATGCAGTATCTGCATGGAAGTGGTCCTTGAGAAGGCATCTGCTTCTGAGAGGAGATTTGGGATTCTCTCCAACTGCAATCACACGTACTGCTTGTCCTGCATCCGGCAGTGGAGATGTGCCAAGCAGTTTGAGAACCCAATCATTAA GTCTTGTCCAGAATGCCGTGTCATATCAGAGTTTGTAATTCCAAGTGTGTATTGGGTAGAAGAtcagaataaaaagaatgagttGATTGAAGCTTTCAAACAGGGAATGGG aaaaaaagcttGTAAATACTTTGAGCAAGGCAAGGGGACCTGCCCATTTGGAAGCAAATGCCTTTACCGCCACGCTTACCCTGACGGGCGGCTGGCAGAGCCTGAGAAGCCCCGGAAGCAGCTCAGTTCTGAGGGCACCGTGAGG TTCTTTAATTCAGTGCGGCTCTGGGATTTCATCGAGAATCGAGAAAGCCAGCATGTGCCCAGCACTGAAGATGTCGACATGACAGAGCTCGGGGACCTCTTCATGCACCTCTCTGGAGTGGAGTCGTCAGAACCCTAA
- the MKRN2 gene encoding probable E3 ubiquitin-protein ligase makorin-2 isoform X2: MHGVCREGNQCLFSHDLANSKPSTICKYYQKGYCAYGTRCRYDHTRPSAAAGGAVGTMPHGVSSPGFHSPHSASDLTASIVKTNLHEPGKREKRTLVLRDRNLSGMAEEKTCPSVVSNPGGCSDLQNSPEMKPHSYLDAIRSGLDDLEASSSYSSEQQLCPYAAAGECRFGDACVYLHGEVCEICRLRVLHPFDPEQRKAHEKICMSTFEHEMEKAFAFQASQDKVCSICMEVVLEKASASERRFGILSNCNHTYCLSCIRQWRCAKQFENPIIKSCPECRVISEFVIPSVYWVEDQNKKNELIEAFKQGMGKKACKYFEQGKGTCPFGSKCLYRHAYPDGRLAEPEKPRKQLSSEGTVRFFNSVRLWDFIENRESQHVPSTEDVDMTELGDLFMHLSGVESSEP, encoded by the exons ATGCATGGTGTCTGTCGGGAAGGAAACCAGTGCCTGTTTTCACATGACTTGGCAAACAGCAAGCCATCCACCATCTGCAAATACTATCAGAAGGGCTACTGCGCCTATGGGACTCGATGCAG ATATGATCACACGAGGCCTTCTGCTGCAGCTGGTGGTGCTGTGGGCACTATGCCCCACGGTGTGTCCTCCCCGGGTTTCCATAGTCCTCACTCTGCTTCCGACCTCACTGCATCTATTGTGAAAACTAACTTACACGAGCCTGGGAAACGTGAGAAGAGAACATTAGTACTTAGAGACCGAA ATCTCTCTGGCATGGCTGAAGAAAAGACTTGCCCAAGTGTGGTGAGTAATCCAGGAGGCTGCAGTGATCTCCAGAACAGCCCAGAAATGAAGCCGCATTCCTACCTCGATGCGATCAGGAGTGGCCTTGATGATTTAGAAGCCAGCAGCTCCTACAGCAGTGAACAGCAGCTGTGCCCCTATGCAGCTGCTGGGGAGTGCCGGTTTGGGGATGCTTGTGTCTACCTGCATGGGGAAGTGTGTGAAATCTGTAGGTTACGAGTCCTGCACCCCTTTGACCCAGAGCAAAGGAAAGCTCATGAGAAG ATCTGCATGTCGACATTTGAACATGAGATGGAAAAGGCCTTTGCCTTCCAAGCAAGTCAGGATAAAGTATGCAGTATCTGCATGGAAGTGGTCCTTGAGAAGGCATCTGCTTCTGAGAGGAGATTTGGGATTCTCTCCAACTGCAATCACACGTACTGCTTGTCCTGCATCCGGCAGTGGAGATGTGCCAAGCAGTTTGAGAACCCAATCATTAA GTCTTGTCCAGAATGCCGTGTCATATCAGAGTTTGTAATTCCAAGTGTGTATTGGGTAGAAGAtcagaataaaaagaatgagttGATTGAAGCTTTCAAACAGGGAATGGG aaaaaaagcttGTAAATACTTTGAGCAAGGCAAGGGGACCTGCCCATTTGGAAGCAAATGCCTTTACCGCCACGCTTACCCTGACGGGCGGCTGGCAGAGCCTGAGAAGCCCCGGAAGCAGCTCAGTTCTGAGGGCACCGTGAGG TTCTTTAATTCAGTGCGGCTCTGGGATTTCATCGAGAATCGAGAAAGCCAGCATGTGCCCAGCACTGAAGATGTCGACATGACAGAGCTCGGGGACCTCTTCATGCACCTCTCTGGAGTGGAGTCGTCAGAACCCTAA